The genomic stretch ACCGCGCTTTACCCTGGGCATCGGGTCGTCTCCTTGGATCGAGTCCGGGAACTATCCGTAGGGAAGCATCCGGCGGATGCGCCGGATATCGGCGGGGCTCACGACGACCTCTTGATCGAGGTGGCGCTTCCGCTTCCGGGGTTTCTTGGTCAGGATGTGCCGCTTGAACGCCTGGGACCTCTTGGCCTTGCCTCCGGCCGTCATCCGGAAGCGCTTCGCGGCGCCTCGGTGCGTTTTCTGCTTCGGCATCGTTTCGTCTCCGCCACCGGGCTCTCCCCGGCTCATGAAGTTCCGCCGCCGGATGGGCCGGTCAGCGCTTCGGGGCCATCATCATGTAAAGGAACGGACCCTCCAGCCGGGGGCCGCTCTCCACGATGGCCACGTCCTCCAGCTCGGCCCGGATCCGATCGAGGATTCGCTGCCCGATTTCCCGATGCTGGTTCTCTCTTCCGCGGAACATCACCGAGACCTTCACCTTGTTCTCCTTGGTGATGAACCGGGAGATGTTGTTTTTCTTGAACTGATAGTCGTGCTCGTCGGTCTTGGGGCGGAACTTCACCTCCTTGACCACGATCACCTTCTGTTTCTTGCGCGACTCCTGGGCCTTCTTGTTCAGCTGGTAGCGGTACTTGCCGAAGTCCATGATGCGGCAAACGGGAGGATTGGCTTCCGGGGCGACCTCCACGAGGTCGAGTCCCTCCTCCTCGGCGGTTTTCAGGGCGACCTCAGGGGTCATGATCCCCAGCTGGGCTCCCGTGGATCCGATGACCCGAATCTCCCGGGCCCGTATTCTCTCGTTCACCCGCGTCTTCTTGTGGATGGACTCACTATCCATTGAAACCCCGATGATGGGACCGGCCCTCCCGGTCCCGAAGTCTGGGCGAGCGCCGGCTCCTCCTCAAGGAGCCAGGGCCCGGGTCGTGGAAAGTTCCAGCATCTCTCCGAGGACTGAGTCGATCGCCCGCGCTCCCTGGTCGCCCCGGGAGCGGATTCGGACGGAGACGTTGCCGGCGGCCGCTTCCTTGTCGCCGATGATGAGCATGTAAGGCACTTTCTGCATTTCCGCGTCGCGAATTTTCGCGCCGATCTTCTCGTTTCGTGGATCCGATTCGGCGCGGATCCCGGCGTCCCGAAGGCGGTCGCGAATCGCGCGGGCCGCGTCGAGGACGCGATCGGTGATCGGCAGCACCACCGCTTGGACCGGGGCCAGCCAGAACGGGAACGCGCCGGCGTAGTGCTCGACGAGGGAGCCGAAGAAGCGCTCCAGCGATCCCAGGACGGCTCGGTGGATCATCACCACGGGGACTTCCTTCGACTCGGAATTCAGGTAATGGATGTCCAGCCGGCCGGGAAGATTGAAGTCGAACTGCACCGTCGGCCCCTGCCAGGCGCGCCCCAGCGCGTCGAGCATCCGGATGTCGATCTTCGGCCCGTAGAAGACCGCTTCGCCGAGCATCCGCCGGTAGGCGAGCCCGCGCTGCTCGAGCGCCCAGACGAGCGCCTTCTCCGCCATGTCCCACCCCGCGGAATCTCCGGCGTATTTTTCCGGCTGGGCGGGAT from Candidatus Polarisedimenticolia bacterium encodes the following:
- the rpmI gene encoding 50S ribosomal protein L35; this encodes MPKQKTHRGAAKRFRMTAGGKAKRSQAFKRHILTKKPRKRKRHLDQEVVVSPADIRRIRRMLPYG
- the infC gene encoding translation initiation factor IF-3, with product MDSESIHKKTRVNERIRAREIRVIGSTGAQLGIMTPEVALKTAEEEGLDLVEVAPEANPPVCRIMDFGKYRYQLNKKAQESRKKQKVIVVKEVKFRPKTDEHDYQFKKNNISRFITKENKVKVSVMFRGRENQHREIGQRILDRIRAELEDVAIVESGPRLEGPFLYMMMAPKR